The Leifsonia sp. 1010 genomic sequence GACTTCCCCGTAGCGATGGCAGAACTGCTGCACGCGGCCGAGACCCGCACGGCGGCCCATGCGTGACGGCGGCCTCGGCAGCCGGTTCCCCGCCGCCGCGCAGAGCCCCGGCCTCCTGCTCTGGCGGGTGACGAACCGCTGGCAGGCGGCGATGCGCGCGGCCCTCGCGCCGCACGAGCTGACACACGTGCAGTACGTGCTGCTCGCCTCCCTCACCTGGCTGAGCGATCGGGAGCCGGAGCGGCTGGTGACGCAGGCCGACCTGGCAGGATTCGCCGCGACGGATCCGATGATGACCTCGCAGGTCGTCCGCACCCTCGAACGCGCCGGGCTGGTCGAGCGGCTGCCGCATCCCACCGACGGCCGCGCTCGCGTGCTCCGGCCCACGGCGGAGGGTGTCGCGGCCGCCCGCGGGGCGACGGCGGATGTCGAGGCCGCAGACGCGGCGTTCTTCGCGTCGGTGGATGCGGCCGCATTCGCGACGCAGCTGGCTGCCCTCGCGGCCCCGCCGGACTGACCGCCGCACGCATCCGTGGGTCGCAACACGCCGTTATGGCCGCGCCAGAACGGCGTGTTGCGACCCACAGCGGTACAGAATCAGGCGCGGGCGGACAGCTCCCGCGCGATGGTGTCGGCCAGTTCGTTCGGCGGGCGGCCGACATCGAGGCGCATCCCCGGCTCGTCGTCCTGCAGCGGCTGGAGGGTGGCGAGCTGCGAGTCGAGCAGCGAAACGGGCATGAAATGGCCGGGCCGGGCGGCCATCCGTGACGCGAGCAGCTCGCGGGAACCGTCGAGCTCCGCGAACACCGCGCCCGGCGCCTCCGACCGGATCAGGTCGCGGTACGCCCGCTTGAGCGCCGAGCACGCCACGACGACGCCCTCCGGCGCGGTCGTCTCGAGCACGCGGCCGACCTCGCGCAGCCACGGGATGCGGTCGTCGTCGGTCAGCGGGACACCAGACGCCATCTTCGCGACGTTCGCCGGCGGGTGCAGGGCGTCGCCGTCGACGAAGGGCACACCGAGGCGCGCCGCGAGCAGCTCCCCCACCGTGCTCTTGCCCGAACCGGACACGCCCATCACCACCACCTGCACACGCTCCACGTGCGCTCCTTCCGTGCGTCCCCGGTCACCAGTCGTGCGTCGAGCCGTCGAGCAGACGGTCCACCGGCAAGTATGCCGCCTGGTGCGGACGTGGGCCGGTGCCGGGCATCGCGCTACGCTGGAGGGACTGCTCGAATCTTGCCACCAGCGGGAGAGCTGACCCCCGACTACATCCCCGTCGTGGCGGACGGCCTCCGTCCGTCGCGGCTACACGAAGGAGCATTACGTGTCACAGGAAGCAACCGCGAACATCGGCGTCGTCGGCTTGGCGGTGATGGGGTCGAATCTGGCCCGCAACCTCGCCTCGCGGGAGGGCAACACCGTCGCCGTCTACAACCGCACCTTCTCGCGGACGGAAGACCTGATGAACGCGCACCCGGAGGCGGGTTTCGTCGGTTCGGAGGAGATCGACGACTTCGTCGCGTCGCTGTCGAAGCCGCGTACCGCGATCATCATGGTGCAGGCCGGTAAGGGCACGGACGCGGTGATCGACCAGCTGGTGGAGCGGTTCGAGCCGGGCGACATCATCGTCGACGGCGGCAACGCGAACTTCCACGACACGATCGAGCGGGAGAAGCGGATCGCGCCGACGGGCATCCACTTCGTCGGCGCGGGCATCTCCGGCGGCGAGGAGGGTGCGTTGAACGGCCCGTCGATCATGCCGGGCGGTTCGGTGGAGTCGTACAAGACGCTGGGACCAATCCTGGAATCGATCGCCGCGGTCGCCGAGGGTGAGCCGTGCGTGACCCATGTCGGCACCGACGGCGCCGGTCACTTCGTGAAGATGATCCACAACGGCATCGAGTACGCCGACATGCAGCTCATCGCCGAGGCCTACGACCTGCTGCGCACGATCGGCGGGCTGGAGCCTGCGCAGATCGCGGACGTGTTCGCCGAGTGGAACAACGGCTACCTGGAGTCGTACCTGATCGAGATCACCGCGGAGGTGCTGCGCCAGGTGGATGCGGAGACCGGCAAGCCGTTCATCGACATCGTCCTCGACCAGGCCGGGTCCAAGGGCACCGGCGTCTGGACCGTGCAGAACGCGCTCGACCTGGGCGTCCCGGTCGGCGGCATCGCGGAGGCCGTGTTCGCCCGCGCCGTCTCCTCGAAGCCGGCGCAGCGTGCGGCGGTGCAGGCGACCATCCAGTCCCGGCCGGACGTGCAGAAGACCGACGACGTGGCCGCGTTCGCCGACGACGTGTCCAAGGCGCTGTACGCGTCGAAGGTCGTCGCCTACGCGCAGGGCTTCGACGCGATCATCGCCGGCGCCGAGAAGTACGGATGGGACATCCACAAGGACAAGATCGCCAAGATCTGGCGCGGCGGCTGCATCATCCGCGCCCAGTTCCTCAACCGCATCGCCGACGCCTACGACGAGAACCCCAACATCGCCACGCTGCTCGAGGCGCCGTACTTCGCCGACGCCGTCCGCGAGGGCGAGGCCGCCTGGCGTCGCATCGTCGCCACCGCCGCGCTCTCCGGCGTTCCCGTCCCCGGCTTCGGCTCCGCACTGTCGTACTACGACTCGCTCGCCTCCAAGCGCCTCCCCGCCGCGCTCGTGCAGGGCCAGCGCGACTTCTTCGGAGCGCACACCTACAAGCGCGTGGACAAGGACGGCGTCTTCCACACCCTGTGGTCCGGCGACCGCACCGAAATCGAAACCGAACCCTCCACCCACTGACCCGTCTCGGGCCTCCGCCCGCCGTCGAGTCCACAAAAATTGCACGCTGATCGCGCGATCGGCGTGCAATTTTTGTGTACTCGACGGCGGTGGAGAGGGAGGATGGGAGGGTGACGTACGACGACCATCCGGAGCTCGCGGAGTTCGAGCCGCTCGGGGAGCGACCGCTCCGCGGGCGGACGATGACGGTCGCCAGCCGGGTCTTCGTCGTGGTCGCCCTGAGCGCGCTGCTGCTGCCCGGCATCCTGCTGACGATCAGCATCCAGACGCAGACCGCCGACTACACGTGCTCGGTCTACGCACAGCACTACCAGCCCGAGGCGCAGGGATCGTCCGCGCGCTTCGAGCTCGCGGGGCCGGTCGGGCCGGGATGGCAGTGCTACGCGCTCAACACCGAGGGCGACGCGACGTGGGTGGCGCCGCTGGGCCTCATCCCGTCGACGCCACACCGGCTTCCGTAGGCCTCGCGAACGGAGGCGTTCCCGGGTGCGGCCGAACGCCGCGTCCTCCGTTCGTGGCGACACGCCGGGGCTGGCACGCGCATCTCCTCCGTTCGCGCTCGGGGGCGTGAGGGTCGAGGCGGTGAGAAAAAGGGAGGCGGATGCGGCAGTGGCCACCCAGAAAGGCGCAAAAACGGAGGGTGACTCGGCGCGACACGGCGGCATGTCCTCCGTCCGCGTAGCGCCGCTGGGCCTCATCCCGTCGACGCCGCACCGGCTTCCGTGATGAGCGCGCGCACCGTCGCGAGCACCCACGTCGAGTAGCGCTCGAAGCTCCATCCGCTCTCGCCGACGAGCTGCTGGTGGCCTTCGGGCGACATGACGAACGAGAGGGCGTCGGCGAGCTCGCGGCGCCCGGCCGGAGGGAGGGCCGCGATGGAGGCGATCCCGCGCTCTCCCAGGAGACCCACCATCGCCAGGTAGTCGGCATGGCGGCGCCCGAGCAGTTCCGTGTACGCGGCGCGAACCGCCTCATCGTCGCGCGACGCGGCGGTGAACGTCGCCCAGAGGCCCGCCGTCCGCGCGTTGGCGGCGGCGATGAAGGGAACGAGCCGGTCGAGCATCTCCTGCGGATCGTCGAGGGCGGCGATCGCCGCGATCTCGGGCCGCTCGGTGAGCGACGCCTCCCCCGCCTCCCCGCCGAAGCTCAGCTCGAAAGCGGCGAGCAGCAGCGCCCGCTTCGGCCCGTGCACCTTGACGCTCTCGACCGAGACGCCGGCGGCCGTCGCGATGTCCGCGAGCGAGGCGCTCGCATAGCCGCGTGCAGAGAACACCTCGGCGGCGGCCTCCAGGATGCGGCGCCGCGTCTGCTGCGCATGCTCCTGCCGGAGGGTCGAACGGTACGGGCGCGTGCCGGCCACTATTGACTACCTTTCGGGTGTAGTGAATACTGTTGACGTTTATTCGACTCTACCCGAAACGAGGACCGCACCATGAACGCCCGCCCGCT encodes the following:
- a CDS encoding TetR family transcriptional regulator; the protein is MAGTRPYRSTLRQEHAQQTRRRILEAAAEVFSARGYASASLADIATAAGVSVESVKVHGPKRALLLAAFELSFGGEAGEASLTERPEIAAIAALDDPQEMLDRLVPFIAAANARTAGLWATFTAASRDDEAVRAAYTELLGRRHADYLAMVGLLGERGIASIAALPPAGRRELADALSFVMSPEGHQQLVGESGWSFERYSTWVLATVRALITEAGAASTG
- a CDS encoding gluconokinase, producing MERVQVVVMGVSGSGKSTVGELLAARLGVPFVDGDALHPPANVAKMASGVPLTDDDRIPWLREVGRVLETTAPEGVVVACSALKRAYRDLIRSEAPGAVFAELDGSRELLASRMAARPGHFMPVSLLDSQLATLQPLQDDEPGMRLDVGRPPNELADTIARELSARA
- a CDS encoding MarR family transcriptional regulator; protein product: MRDGGLGSRFPAAAQSPGLLLWRVTNRWQAAMRAALAPHELTHVQYVLLASLTWLSDREPERLVTQADLAGFAATDPMMTSQVVRTLERAGLVERLPHPTDGRARVLRPTAEGVAAARGATADVEAADAAFFASVDAAAFATQLAALAAPPD
- the gndA gene encoding NADP-dependent phosphogluconate dehydrogenase, whose amino-acid sequence is MSQEATANIGVVGLAVMGSNLARNLASREGNTVAVYNRTFSRTEDLMNAHPEAGFVGSEEIDDFVASLSKPRTAIIMVQAGKGTDAVIDQLVERFEPGDIIVDGGNANFHDTIEREKRIAPTGIHFVGAGISGGEEGALNGPSIMPGGSVESYKTLGPILESIAAVAEGEPCVTHVGTDGAGHFVKMIHNGIEYADMQLIAEAYDLLRTIGGLEPAQIADVFAEWNNGYLESYLIEITAEVLRQVDAETGKPFIDIVLDQAGSKGTGVWTVQNALDLGVPVGGIAEAVFARAVSSKPAQRAAVQATIQSRPDVQKTDDVAAFADDVSKALYASKVVAYAQGFDAIIAGAEKYGWDIHKDKIAKIWRGGCIIRAQFLNRIADAYDENPNIATLLEAPYFADAVREGEAAWRRIVATAALSGVPVPGFGSALSYYDSLASKRLPAALVQGQRDFFGAHTYKRVDKDGVFHTLWSGDRTEIETEPSTH